Proteins encoded by one window of Merismopedia glauca CCAP 1448/3:
- a CDS encoding AbrB/MazE/SpoVT family DNA-binding domain-containing protein: MLLSVKKRGNSLSVIIPKEMAISMNVEDGDRLFATKTPSGYEISAYDPNFVKKIEAARRGMKKYRNALLELAK; this comes from the coding sequence ATGCTTTTAAGCGTTAAAAAACGGGGTAACTCACTCAGCGTCATCATTCCCAAGGAAATGGCAATTAGTATGAATGTTGAGGATGGCGATCGCCTCTTTGCGACTAAAACTCCTTCAGGATATGAAATATCAGCATATGACCCTAACTTCGTCAAAAAGATAGAAGCTGCTCGACGAGGCATGAAAAAATATCGCAATGCGTTGCTTGAGTTAGCTAAATGA
- a CDS encoding HEAT repeat domain-containing protein: MYDQDFTLLESDSELEELSPLDEIPPIDAESEVSKPNPDLMLALLSAPETQQRMLAARAFCELEDSRAVPLLIDLLTDPCPLVRVSAAYAIGRNPSPSAVEPLIAQLEQDWNGYVRKGVVWALGNSRDRRTLNPLIDTLKTDIPAVRMWAASALAQMTQLGYEVVVAAVPPLIEALIRDSVGAVRSNCAWSLGQLCRELPSNVVYAGGVDALIQVLEEDEDLGVREDAKASLLKLGDARGLQAIESIELEADLEIL; the protein is encoded by the coding sequence ATGTATGACCAAGACTTTACTTTGCTCGAAAGTGATTCTGAACTCGAAGAACTCAGCCCTCTAGACGAAATTCCCCCTATAGATGCCGAGTCAGAAGTCTCGAAACCAAACCCAGACTTAATGTTAGCCCTTTTGTCTGCGCCAGAAACTCAGCAACGAATGCTAGCTGCTAGAGCTTTTTGTGAATTAGAAGACTCTAGAGCCGTACCATTGTTAATCGACCTACTCACCGATCCGTGTCCTTTAGTACGGGTGAGTGCGGCTTATGCCATCGGTCGTAATCCTAGTCCTAGTGCTGTTGAGCCATTAATTGCCCAATTAGAGCAAGATTGGAATGGTTATGTTCGCAAAGGGGTGGTTTGGGCTTTAGGGAACAGTCGCGATCGCCGTACCCTAAATCCTTTGATTGATACCTTAAAAACCGATATTCCCGCCGTTAGGATGTGGGCGGCTAGCGCCTTGGCTCAAATGACACAATTGGGTTATGAGGTTGTAGTCGCCGCCGTACCCCCTTTAATTGAAGCTTTGATCCGCGACTCAGTAGGGGCAGTTAGAAGTAATTGTGCTTGGTCTTTGGGGCAACTCTGTCGAGAATTACCCTCTAATGTAGTCTATGCTGGGGGTGTAGATGCCTTGATTCAGGTGTTAGAAGAAGATGAGGATCTTGGGGTCAGGGAAGATGCCAAAGCCTCCTTACTCAAATTAGGCGATGCTAGGGGTCTACAGGCGATCGAATCTATCGAGCTAGAGGCGGATTTGGAGATACTTTGA
- a CDS encoding DUF4327 family protein: protein MSSSTALLSNRVSYSIDVVRDEARRLVAKGIVSRQQPIYILCHYISAREWVCVENELDRCNFLLRDRIGDLLGNEHWDND, encoded by the coding sequence ATGAGTTCTAGTACAGCGCTACTTAGTAATAGAGTGAGCTACTCTATCGATGTAGTTCGAGACGAAGCTAGAAGATTGGTAGCTAAAGGAATTGTTAGTCGCCAACAACCGATTTATATCCTGTGCCATTACATTTCAGCGAGAGAATGGGTTTGTGTGGAAAATGAATTAGATAGATGCAACTTTTTGCTACGCGATCGCATTGGCGATCTGTTAGGTAACGAACACTGGGATAATGACTAG
- a CDS encoding glycosyltransferase family 4 protein translates to MHIAWLGKKSPFCGNVTYSREITNGLLDRGHQVSFLHFAEEENDPDSWPGYQEVPLPFLYKSQVYTIPTLKASRILTQSLEELRPDIVHASLTLSPLDFLLPDICAELNIPLVATFHTPFGGKRRNIKSSTQLLSYQLYAPFLAKYNRVIIFSEEQREILTRMGLLAENVAVIPNGVDANKYSPGHSRIKTKFNAKQLFVYQGRIATEKNVESLLRGWKQAEMGLDTRLLIVGDGPLRPSLEPFYGLDSGIIWLGAIADDRERIEILRGADGFILPSLVEGLSLSLLEAMACGVACIATDAGADGEVLAGVGVVLDTQGVAGQLRTILPVFRDHPEMSKIMGQKCRDRVLESYTLDGNINLVEQLYQNLLSQPRMSLKVS, encoded by the coding sequence ATGCATATCGCTTGGCTTGGTAAAAAATCTCCCTTTTGTGGCAACGTTACTTATAGTCGAGAAATCACTAATGGCCTTTTAGATCGAGGTCATCAAGTCAGTTTTCTCCACTTTGCAGAGGAAGAAAATGACCCAGACAGTTGGCCTGGGTATCAGGAAGTACCGCTACCTTTTCTGTATAAATCTCAGGTTTATACGATTCCCACTCTCAAGGCAAGTAGAATTCTGACTCAATCTTTAGAGGAATTACGACCTGATATTGTTCATGCTTCTCTGACTTTATCTCCGTTAGACTTTTTGTTACCAGATATTTGTGCCGAATTAAATATTCCTTTGGTAGCAACTTTCCATACTCCTTTCGGGGGCAAACGGCGTAATATAAAATCTAGTACCCAGTTGTTGAGTTATCAACTGTATGCCCCTTTTTTAGCTAAGTATAACCGCGTGATTATCTTTTCTGAAGAACAACGGGAAATCCTGACTCGGATGGGTTTATTAGCCGAAAATGTGGCGGTGATTCCCAATGGAGTAGATGCGAATAAATATTCTCCTGGTCACTCGCGGATCAAGACCAAATTTAACGCCAAGCAGCTATTTGTTTATCAAGGCAGGATTGCGACGGAAAAGAATGTCGAATCCTTATTACGGGGTTGGAAGCAAGCGGAGATGGGACTAGATACCCGTTTGTTAATTGTGGGTGATGGACCATTAAGACCTTCTTTAGAGCCGTTTTATGGGTTGGATTCTGGGATAATCTGGTTAGGGGCGATCGCCGACGATCGAGAACGGATCGAAATCTTGCGGGGTGCTGATGGTTTTATTCTGCCTTCTTTGGTGGAAGGATTGTCTTTATCTCTGTTAGAAGCAATGGCTTGTGGAGTGGCTTGCATTGCGACTGATGCGGGGGCTGATGGCGAAGTCTTAGCAGGAGTAGGGGTAGTATTAGATACTCAAGGAGTAGCTGGACAATTACGCACTATCTTACCCGTGTTTCGCGATCATCCAGAAATGAGTAAGATTATGGGGCAAAAGTGTCGCGATCGCGTCCTGGAAAGCTACACTCTAGACGGTAATATTAACTTGGTAGAACAACTTTATCAAAATCTTTTGTCTCAACCTCGTATGTCTTTAAAGGTTAGTTAG
- a CDS encoding type II toxin-antitoxin system death-on-curing family toxin, translated as MMEPCWLEIQDVCAIHGEIIAESGGTPGILNEGALESTLNKPRNLYHYGDDVTLYQLAASYGYGLVKNRCFVDGNKRVALIAVYTFLSIHGIELIASEVDAASFFLELAASLESQEASMEKLVCWLQDNSESQSN; from the coding sequence ATGATGGAGCCTTGTTGGTTAGAGATTCAAGATGTTTGTGCCATACATGGTGAAATTATCGCAGAATCAGGGGGAACACCTGGCATTTTGAACGAAGGTGCCCTTGAGTCAACCTTAAACAAGCCCCGAAATTTGTATCACTATGGTGATGATGTTACCTTGTACCAATTAGCTGCATCTTACGGCTACGGGTTAGTAAAAAATCGTTGTTTTGTAGACGGTAATAAGAGAGTTGCGCTGATAGCTGTTTACACCTTCTTGTCAATTCATGGAATAGAGCTTATAGCCTCAGAAGTTGATGCAGCGAGTTTTTTTCTCGAATTAGCCGCCAGTTTGGAATCACAAGAGGCAAGTATGGAGAAACTAGTATGCTGGTTGCAAGATAATAGCGAATCTCAAAGCAATTGA